One segment of bacterium DNA contains the following:
- a CDS encoding tyrosine--tRNA ligase yields the protein MNAKEQLKILLKRTVEVIPEEEFHKKLDRSIKTEKPLKIKLGCDPSRPDLHIGHAVVLHKLREFQDLGHQAILVVGDFTAMIGDPSGKNSTRPQLTFEETRENGKSYFEQAAKILDPDKTRIVYNSEWLGKMDFTEVIRLAATYTVARMLERDDFSKRYAAEQPIGVHEFLYPLAQAMDSVTLEADVELGGTDQKFNLLVGRDVQREYGLEPQVIMTLPLLEGTDGDRKMSKSYDNYVGLTQNAVEMFGRLMSIPDSLLLKYYRLAVFADQNLLKEVENKLKENQINPMELKKEMAVCVISLYHPKEAALSARKEFERVFSKKENPEDMPKVLYPHGTKAWIVDILRDHKLVKTGGEARRLIVQGAVSINGEKVEDDKLELEINNRFVIKVGKRRFLEIIPE from the coding sequence ATGAACGCAAAAGAACAACTGAAAATCCTCCTAAAAAGAACCGTCGAAGTCATTCCAGAGGAAGAATTCCACAAAAAACTAGATAGATCAATCAAGACTGAAAAACCGCTTAAAATCAAACTCGGATGTGACCCTAGTAGGCCCGATCTTCATATCGGGCACGCCGTAGTATTGCACAAATTACGAGAATTTCAGGACCTTGGACATCAAGCGATACTTGTAGTAGGCGATTTTACTGCTATGATCGGCGATCCTTCTGGAAAGAATTCAACTCGACCGCAACTTACATTCGAAGAAACCCGCGAAAACGGCAAGAGCTACTTCGAGCAAGCCGCGAAGATTCTCGATCCCGATAAGACGCGAATAGTCTATAACTCAGAATGGCTCGGTAAAATGGATTTCACCGAAGTGATTCGCCTTGCCGCAACGTATACTGTCGCGCGTATGCTCGAACGAGACGATTTCAGTAAGCGATATGCCGCCGAACAACCAATAGGTGTTCATGAATTCCTGTATCCGCTTGCTCAGGCTATGGACTCGGTTACACTCGAAGCCGATGTCGAGCTCGGTGGAACCGACCAAAAATTTAATCTCCTAGTCGGGCGTGATGTTCAACGTGAATACGGCCTCGAACCTCAAGTAATAATGACATTGCCGCTTTTAGAGGGAACAGACGGCGACCGCAAGATGAGCAAATCATACGATAATTATGTCGGCCTGACTCAAAATGCTGTTGAGATGTTCGGAAGACTTATGAGTATCCCAGACTCATTGTTGCTCAAATACTATAGACTTGCAGTCTTTGCTGATCAAAATCTCCTTAAAGAAGTCGAAAATAAGCTGAAAGAAAACCAGATCAATCCCATGGAATTAAAAAAAGAAATGGCTGTCTGCGTGATTTCACTCTATCACCCAAAAGAGGCGGCTTTATCGGCGCGAAAGGAATTCGAACGGGTTTTCAGCAAAAAAGAAAATCCCGAGGATATGCCAAAAGTGCTTTATCCGCATGGAACAAAAGCTTGGATTGTAGATATTCTTAGAGATCATAAACTCGTCAAAACAGGCGGAGAAGCAAGAAGGCTTATCGTTCAGGGCGCAGTGTCTATCAATGGTGAAAAAGTGGAAGACGACAAACTCGAACTTGAAATAAACAACCGATTTGTTATTAAAGTCGGAAAACGAAGATTCCTCGAAATTATTCCGGAATAG
- a CDS encoding bifunctional 5,10-methylene-tetrahydrofolate dehydrogenase/5,10-methylene-tetrahydrofolate cyclohydrolase (catalyzes the formation of 5,10-methenyltetrahydrofolate from 5,10-methylenetetrahydrofolate and subsequent formation of 10-formyltetrahydrofolate from 5,10-methenyltetrahydrofolate), whose amino-acid sequence MGEPIILEGKQLSKKLESSLIERVKKIVELGGRVPVLATILVGEDPASAIYVKMKGNACKRVGMESRKIELPKETTTEQLLMKIDELNDDLAVEGILLQHPVPNQIDERACFDRIALEKDVDGVTSLGFGKMAMGEFAFGSATPAGIMRIIDHYQINPKGQHAVVVGRSPILGKPLAMMLLNRHATVTICHSRTTDLPSIVRTADIVVGAVGIPRFIKADWIKEGAIIIDAGYHPVEKCGDVDLENAAPKSSAYTPVPGGVGPMTIATLIAQTTEAAERRLGI is encoded by the coding sequence ATGGGAGAGCCTATTATACTCGAAGGTAAACAGCTATCAAAAAAATTAGAAAGTTCGCTTATCGAGAGGGTAAAAAAGATTGTCGAACTTGGTGGAAGAGTTCCTGTTTTAGCTACAATTCTTGTTGGTGAGGATCCGGCATCAGCGATCTATGTTAAGATGAAGGGTAATGCTTGCAAGAGAGTGGGCATGGAGTCTCGTAAAATTGAGTTACCGAAAGAAACAACAACCGAACAACTCCTAATGAAGATCGACGAGCTTAACGATGATCTTGCGGTCGAGGGGATATTGCTTCAACATCCGGTGCCAAATCAGATAGATGAACGAGCTTGTTTTGATCGAATAGCTCTCGAAAAGGATGTCGATGGTGTAACTAGTCTTGGATTTGGCAAGATGGCTATGGGCGAGTTCGCCTTCGGGAGCGCCACTCCGGCCGGGATTATGAGGATAATTGATCACTATCAAATAAACCCCAAGGGCCAACATGCTGTTGTTGTCGGAAGAAGCCCGATTTTAGGAAAACCTTTAGCCATGATGCTTTTAAACCGCCATGCAACAGTGACCATTTGCCATTCTAGGACGACCGACCTGCCTTCTATAGTTCGCACGGCGGATATTGTTGTTGGCGCGGTAGGTATCCCGAGGTTCATCAAGGCCGATTGGATAAAGGAAGGCGCGATTATTATCGACGCCGGTTATCATCCAGTCGAGAAATGTGGAGATGTCGATCTCGAAAACGCTGCACCGAAAAGCTCAGCATATACGCCTGTTCCCGGTGGTGTCGGCCCGATGACTATCGCTACCTTGATAGCTCAAACAACGGAAGCAGCTGAACGCAGACTCGGAATATAA
- a CDS encoding T9SS type A sorting domain-containing protein encodes MRKIIFLLLIATISIFADIAVSVAAQDQTDVSSAGMSSRSFVAWTDTRSGTGNKHIYGNIIDTDGSLISSEFPVCVADDQQYDVAVTAGQKFMAIWVDERTTDEWDIWGQHVNIDATLSGLNFQVTTNNTQKSKPSADNLDNDIMVVFEEAMTNSTIRGQKLTWGGSSYSPSGSVFSISDGATDAYAPDVSASDTDYLVAWSDLDNKRIFARKVTAAGAATGTAQIVADYSAGAYSPGHPSVAWDGTQWLVVWDIYISGNEMDVYGRYIDASGAPTGSSFGIATGAGPQNESYPDLDFDGIGFLVVFQDTRDVLANIYGRRITGVTLGGEVTISPGSYNQNKPSIDWNGTAYDIFWQDYRGTYNWDIYSKREDQTPWNGPSVSPITPPDLGASSCSRQNAVMELTDSDGINTSTIQFTANGVSYDIADSELSYSSDQLTFTPSAAWPQNIWIECCINAVEDMTGLGILNPVCWSFMIDQTDPIFGVAIPADEESTGAGAVPISIGVTDAGCGVSTDNMAFQIEGTWFVYGTSSAVSWDGTSMHFDPTEEGIAFEPFDTIDVCARVRDRAEYCTENEITTCWNFYTTGTKIYGNVHLAGVSDHSGVTVEARYGDSLWADITDIDGDYSIPGVLEVDGINVTAYKEGYSDSTVTVNMGEGGFGLANFTLYPIVTLYFSDFEASDGDLELRNYDYYNDWEWGEPTSGPGSAHSGSKCWATKLNTDYSDSSQSRLVLGPIDLPEFSAPKIMWWQWYRFQAPTSSGWPRVYSWHDGGNVKLWRSLTDSTFLVPDKDYDTTMSTYNRFVGFQRAYADDDNGDFWHRVTVDLSTWAGQTVYISWDFGSSSRNAESGWFIDDVTVGYTDFTGVYNNIPKPESRGISVFPNPFNSICAIVAEDDVEIYDVSGRLVRCIETSNDGKNDYQVWDGTDFSGESLPSGVYFAKLKGNEKSSARIIYMK; translated from the coding sequence GTGAGAAAAATTATCTTTCTTCTTCTGATCGCGACGATCTCAATATTTGCGGATATCGCAGTCAGTGTAGCTGCCCAAGACCAAACCGATGTGTCGAGCGCGGGAATGTCGAGCCGTTCTTTTGTAGCATGGACTGATACACGCTCCGGCACAGGTAATAAACATATCTATGGAAACATTATTGACACCGATGGTTCGCTTATTTCTAGCGAATTCCCAGTGTGTGTAGCAGATGATCAACAGTATGATGTTGCTGTTACGGCTGGCCAAAAATTCATGGCCATCTGGGTTGATGAGAGGACTACCGATGAGTGGGATATCTGGGGTCAGCATGTTAATATCGATGCCACACTTAGCGGATTGAACTTTCAAGTCACAACAAACAACACGCAAAAAAGCAAACCGTCCGCCGACAATTTAGATAACGACATAATGGTTGTTTTTGAAGAGGCGATGACCAATAGCACAATCCGTGGACAGAAACTCACTTGGGGCGGTTCGTCGTATAGCCCTTCGGGCTCGGTATTTAGCATCTCGGATGGCGCCACTGATGCCTACGCGCCAGACGTCTCGGCTAGCGATACGGATTATCTGGTTGCGTGGTCGGATTTAGATAATAAAAGAATTTTCGCCCGAAAGGTTACAGCCGCAGGTGCGGCAACCGGAACCGCGCAGATAGTTGCGGATTATAGTGCTGGGGCCTATTCGCCGGGGCATCCATCGGTGGCATGGGATGGCACTCAGTGGCTGGTTGTTTGGGATATATATATTTCTGGAAATGAAATGGATGTGTATGGTAGGTACATAGATGCTTCTGGAGCACCAACAGGCTCTTCGTTCGGAATTGCTACCGGCGCTGGACCCCAGAATGAAAGTTACCCCGACCTCGATTTCGACGGTATAGGTTTTTTGGTAGTTTTTCAAGATACTAGGGATGTGCTAGCAAACATATACGGCAGAAGGATTACCGGAGTTACTTTAGGCGGCGAAGTTACTATTTCTCCCGGTTCATATAATCAGAATAAGCCTTCGATTGATTGGAATGGTACTGCCTATGATATTTTCTGGCAGGATTATCGAGGAACCTATAATTGGGATATTTATAGCAAACGCGAAGATCAAACTCCATGGAATGGTCCTTCGGTTAGTCCTATCACACCACCTGACCTTGGAGCTTCGAGTTGCTCTAGGCAGAATGCAGTTATGGAACTTACAGACTCCGATGGAATTAATACTTCGACAATCCAGTTCACCGCAAACGGTGTGTCCTATGATATAGCCGACAGCGAACTTAGCTATTCTTCAGATCAGCTTACCTTCACGCCATCTGCAGCTTGGCCACAAAATATATGGATTGAATGTTGTATCAATGCTGTTGAGGATATGACAGGTCTTGGCATTCTCAATCCGGTTTGTTGGAGCTTTATGATAGACCAAACCGATCCTATTTTTGGTGTAGCTATTCCCGCTGATGAAGAATCTACCGGTGCTGGTGCAGTGCCAATTTCAATTGGAGTTACCGATGCTGGTTGTGGAGTTTCAACCGATAATATGGCTTTCCAGATTGAAGGGACATGGTTTGTCTATGGAACTTCTTCCGCTGTCAGCTGGGATGGAACTTCGATGCATTTTGACCCCACTGAAGAAGGCATAGCCTTCGAACCGTTCGACACGATAGACGTATGCGCGAGAGTTAGAGATCGAGCTGAATACTGCACAGAAAATGAGATTACAACATGTTGGAATTTCTATACTACCGGAACGAAGATATATGGTAATGTCCATCTTGCGGGGGTGTCAGACCACTCTGGTGTTACAGTGGAGGCTCGATATGGGGATAGCCTATGGGCCGACATTACCGATATCGATGGTGATTACAGTATTCCAGGTGTCCTAGAAGTCGATGGAATAAACGTCACGGCCTATAAAGAAGGTTATTCCGATTCCACAGTCACAGTGAATATGGGTGAGGGTGGTTTCGGGTTGGCAAATTTTACTCTTTATCCAATCGTTACACTTTATTTCTCTGATTTCGAGGCGAGCGATGGGGACCTCGAATTGAGGAATTATGATTATTACAACGATTGGGAATGGGGAGAGCCAACATCGGGTCCCGGAAGTGCTCATAGCGGAAGTAAATGCTGGGCAACCAAGCTCAATACCGATTATAGCGATTCGAGCCAAAGCAGGCTCGTTTTGGGGCCAATCGATCTGCCGGAATTTTCAGCACCTAAGATCATGTGGTGGCAATGGTATCGTTTTCAGGCACCTACTTCCAGTGGTTGGCCGAGAGTTTATTCATGGCACGATGGAGGCAATGTCAAACTCTGGAGGTCTTTAACTGACTCGACTTTTCTCGTGCCGGATAAGGATTACGACACTACAATGTCCACTTATAATCGCTTTGTTGGTTTCCAGCGGGCTTATGCAGATGACGATAACGGCGATTTTTGGCACAGAGTGACTGTCGATCTTTCGACTTGGGCCGGACAGACAGTCTATATTAGTTGGGATTTCGGAAGCAGTTCGCGTAATGCCGAATCCGGTTGGTTTATCGATGATGTAACTGTCGGATATACTGATTTTACAGGTGTATATAATAACATACCTAAACCAGAATCTCGGGGAATATCTGTATTTCCAAATCCATTCAACTCGATTTGTGCCATTGTAGCGGAAGATGATGTCGAGATATACGATGTTTCGGGTAGGTTAGTAAGGTGTATTGAAACCTCTAATGATGGTAAGAATGATTACCAAGTTTGGGATGGCACAGATTTCTCCGGCGAGTCTTTACCTTCAGGCGTTTATTTCGCTAAATTAAAAGGTAATGAAAAAAGCTCAGCTAGAATAATATATATGAAGTAG
- a CDS encoding UDP-glucose/GDP-mannose dehydrogenase family protein, with translation MRICVIGAGYVGLVTAVCVADFGHRVSCLDINEERIKALKMGKVPFYEPGLSELLEKNSAQARFVFTTDKKQAIEDAEVVYIAVGTPMNENDTTVDMTYIRQAAKDIAQFLARGAVVVDKSTVPVGTAREVKKLLLDNGAPSDIEVLSNPEFLREGTAVEDFKKPDRVIIGSDSKEAAMKLARVYKHLADEGRPFLFTSLEAAELTKYASNAFLAVKLTFINEIALLADKIGINALDVAKGIGMDNRIGNKFLSPGPGFGGSCLPKDTNGLLHIAENFGAKLSIVQTAVRTNDGIPDLLIQRLSDELGSLSGKKAGVLGLTFKGGTDDVRESPAIKLIKALLEHSVIVKAYDPEGERLARRELGDSIEYAHSEVEAIDGADFVIVATEWQQFSEMKPVEIARLMKGRVFADFRNLFDPVEMKKVGLKYIGMGRG, from the coding sequence GTGCGGATTTGCGTAATTGGCGCTGGATATGTTGGTCTTGTGACAGCAGTTTGTGTGGCCGATTTCGGCCATCGGGTTTCATGCCTCGATATAAATGAGGAGCGAATAAAAGCCCTGAAAATGGGCAAGGTTCCGTTTTATGAGCCGGGGTTAAGCGAGCTTCTAGAGAAGAATTCTGCCCAAGCTCGCTTTGTTTTTACCACTGACAAAAAGCAAGCCATTGAAGATGCAGAGGTAGTCTATATTGCTGTCGGAACACCTATGAACGAGAACGACACCACTGTGGATATGACCTATATCAGGCAAGCTGCCAAAGATATTGCTCAATTCCTGGCGAGAGGAGCTGTTGTTGTCGATAAAAGCACCGTGCCAGTGGGAACCGCGCGAGAAGTTAAAAAATTGCTTCTTGATAACGGCGCGCCTTCAGATATTGAAGTTCTTAGCAACCCGGAGTTCCTACGCGAAGGAACTGCGGTAGAGGATTTTAAGAAGCCCGATAGAGTAATTATCGGTTCGGATTCAAAGGAAGCCGCAATGAAACTCGCAAGGGTTTATAAACACCTTGCTGATGAGGGGAGGCCGTTTCTTTTTACCTCGCTCGAAGCAGCGGAGCTTACCAAATACGCTTCAAACGCCTTTCTTGCAGTTAAACTGACTTTTATTAATGAAATAGCCCTTCTAGCGGATAAAATTGGTATTAATGCCCTCGATGTTGCAAAAGGAATCGGAATGGATAATCGAATCGGCAATAAATTCCTTAGCCCCGGGCCAGGTTTCGGTGGAAGCTGTCTTCCTAAAGACACTAACGGGCTTCTTCATATCGCCGAAAACTTTGGAGCAAAACTCTCTATCGTTCAAACTGCAGTGCGCACTAATGACGGTATCCCAGATTTGTTGATCCAGCGTCTGAGTGATGAGCTTGGAAGCCTCTCCGGCAAAAAAGCCGGTGTTCTTGGCTTGACCTTTAAGGGAGGCACCGACGATGTTCGCGAATCACCCGCTATTAAACTGATTAAAGCACTTTTAGAGCATAGTGTTATAGTCAAAGCCTACGACCCCGAGGGTGAGAGGCTTGCTCGGAGAGAACTCGGAGATTCCATCGAATACGCACACTCTGAAGTGGAGGCTATAGACGGTGCAGATTTTGTCATAGTGGCGACCGAATGGCAGCAGTTCTCCGAGATGAAACCCGTTGAAATTGCTCGATTAATGAAAGGTCGAGTTTTTGCCGACTTCAGAAATCTCTTCGATCCTGTGGAAATGAAAAAAGTTGGCCTGAAATACATTGGTATGGGAAGAGGATAA
- a CDS encoding sigma-54-dependent Fis family transcriptional regulator, translated as MKDIKGIFNTSAALAGVLSLDELLRLLMDTAAEITGAEAGSVLLLDRLSGDLIFTIATGKEGAKLSDTRLKSGEGIAGWVARTGKSAMVNDVVSDDRHTATTDNLSGFLTKSVLAVPMLSGENILGVIEAVNKKRGFFEDADLNALNAFAGFASVAISNARKFENLTLQNKELRQQAYGKWNLIGGSRQISTIRDLINRVAPTSTSVLITGESGTGKEVVAHQIHENSSRPGGPFVKVSCAAIPETLLESELFGHERGAFTGATERRIGRFEAAGGGTILLDEIGEISYSVQTKLLRFLQEKEFERLGSGRTISSDVRVIAATNRDLVKSVEKGIFREDLYYRLKVFPIEMPPLRGHPEDIPILTEYFIERLSDDFPHTVKSVDEKAMEILVSYSWPGNVRELENLIERCAVIAISDLITVSMLPPELSKSEVSDSISSNNGLSLEMTLPQIEELLIRHALEVTGGNVSKTARMLDISRDKLRYRLKTFTIETEDYRRF; from the coding sequence ATGAAAGACATTAAGGGTATATTTAACACAAGTGCTGCACTAGCAGGCGTTTTGTCTCTTGACGAATTGCTTCGGTTACTAATGGATACCGCTGCGGAGATCACAGGAGCTGAGGCTGGAAGCGTTCTCCTTCTCGATAGGCTTAGTGGTGATTTAATATTCACTATTGCAACAGGTAAGGAGGGAGCTAAGCTTTCAGATACGCGCCTTAAATCCGGTGAGGGTATTGCAGGTTGGGTTGCAAGGACAGGCAAATCGGCGATGGTGAACGATGTTGTCTCCGACGATAGACATACAGCGACTACCGATAATCTCTCTGGTTTTCTTACGAAGTCCGTTCTTGCTGTCCCGATGTTATCCGGTGAAAATATATTGGGTGTTATAGAAGCAGTCAACAAAAAGCGTGGCTTCTTCGAAGATGCAGACCTTAATGCGCTTAACGCTTTTGCTGGCTTTGCTTCAGTAGCTATATCTAATGCCAGGAAATTCGAGAATCTGACACTTCAGAATAAAGAACTTAGGCAGCAAGCCTACGGGAAATGGAATCTTATTGGCGGATCCCGCCAGATATCGACAATCAGGGATTTGATAAATAGAGTTGCTCCAACCTCGACGAGTGTTCTTATTACTGGCGAGTCTGGAACGGGGAAGGAGGTTGTTGCTCATCAAATCCATGAGAACTCATCTCGTCCTGGAGGACCTTTCGTCAAGGTATCCTGTGCAGCAATTCCCGAGACTTTACTTGAAAGTGAGTTATTTGGGCATGAAAGAGGCGCGTTTACAGGCGCTACCGAAAGGCGAATCGGCAGATTCGAAGCTGCTGGAGGTGGCACCATTCTTCTGGATGAGATAGGCGAAATTTCATATTCCGTTCAAACTAAGCTTCTTCGCTTTCTTCAGGAAAAAGAATTTGAACGCCTAGGCTCAGGAAGAACAATATCCAGCGATGTTCGCGTTATTGCAGCCACAAATCGAGATCTTGTTAAAAGCGTCGAAAAAGGTATTTTCAGAGAGGACCTATATTATAGGCTTAAGGTATTTCCCATTGAGATGCCACCGCTTCGAGGACATCCTGAGGATATCCCGATACTAACAGAATATTTCATAGAACGCCTTTCTGACGATTTCCCGCATACAGTTAAAAGCGTTGATGAGAAGGCTATGGAGATTTTGGTGTCCTATTCTTGGCCTGGGAATGTTCGTGAATTAGAAAACCTTATCGAGCGCTGCGCTGTTATTGCTATCTCGGATTTAATAACTGTTAGCATGCTTCCTCCAGAATTATCAAAAAGCGAGGTTTCAGATTCTATTTCCTCCAATAACGGATTATCTTTAGAAATGACGCTTCCACAAATTGAAGAGCTTCTTATCCGACATGCATTGGAAGTTACAGGTGGGAATGTTTCAAAAACCGCAAGAATGCTGGATATTTCGAGGGATAAACTTAGATACCGATTAAAGACCTTTACTATCGAAACTGAAGATTATCGTCGATTTTAA
- a CDS encoding sulfide/dihydroorotate dehydrogenase-like FAD/NAD-binding protein, translating to MNEIILKKALSSDVKQYEVNSPLIASKALPGQFVIIRLSQKGERIPLTIANCDTLKGTITLIVQEVGKTTRQMGHFSEGDIIPDIAGPLGTPSEIHNFGTVIMVGGGIGIAPIYPIAKAMKKAGNEVISIIGARCSDLLFFKDILTACSDELIVTTDDGSCGQQGFVTDVLKTIIASGKKIDRVITIGPAIMMKMVAEVTRPFSIPTIASLNSIMVDGTGMCGACRVEVGGETKFACVDGPDFDAHKVDFNLLMQRLATYIPEEKESSEHYCRCSESK from the coding sequence ATGAACGAAATTATATTGAAAAAAGCGCTTTCAAGTGATGTCAAGCAATATGAAGTGAACTCTCCACTTATTGCCAGTAAAGCACTTCCCGGACAATTCGTTATAATTCGATTATCGCAGAAAGGTGAGCGTATCCCGCTTACAATAGCAAATTGCGATACTCTGAAAGGAACTATAACGCTTATAGTCCAGGAGGTTGGAAAAACGACTCGACAGATGGGGCATTTTTCCGAAGGTGATATTATTCCCGATATAGCTGGTCCTTTAGGAACACCGAGTGAGATACACAATTTCGGCACCGTAATTATGGTTGGAGGAGGAATAGGCATTGCGCCCATATACCCTATTGCTAAAGCGATGAAAAAAGCCGGCAATGAAGTAATTTCTATAATAGGTGCTCGATGTAGCGATCTACTGTTCTTTAAGGATATACTCACCGCCTGTTCCGATGAGCTTATTGTTACCACTGATGATGGATCTTGTGGACAACAAGGCTTTGTAACAGATGTGCTGAAAACAATCATCGCCTCAGGGAAGAAAATTGACAGAGTAATAACTATCGGGCCGGCCATTATGATGAAAATGGTTGCAGAGGTTACTAGACCTTTTAGCATCCCGACCATAGCCAGTCTGAACTCTATCATGGTCGATGGCACAGGTATGTGTGGCGCATGCCGTGTCGAGGTTGGCGGTGAGACGAAGTTTGCGTGTGTCGATGGCCCTGATTTCGATGCTCATAAAGTCGATTTCAATTTATTGATGCAGCGACTTGCAACATATATCCCCGAAGAGAAGGAATCCTCCGAACATTATTGTCGTTGTAGCGAATCAAAATAA
- a CDS encoding DUF296 domain-containing protein — protein MRYKKENTGYLIVLDVGEEFVDSIIDFAKKEGIEGGVFYGVGAMNLAEIGFFDLEKKEYIKKNIEGQRELLSLKGNLAHDNDGNPIVHCHVIFGKADFATEGGHLFKGVVSVTCEIFFQQTSMIGRVFDSKTGLKLWQLS, from the coding sequence ATGCGTTATAAAAAAGAGAATACTGGATATCTTATTGTATTGGATGTTGGGGAGGAATTCGTCGATTCGATAATCGATTTCGCCAAAAAGGAAGGAATAGAGGGGGGAGTATTTTATGGTGTCGGCGCGATGAATTTGGCGGAAATTGGTTTTTTCGACCTCGAAAAAAAAGAGTATATCAAAAAGAATATCGAAGGTCAGAGGGAATTACTTTCATTAAAAGGCAATCTCGCCCACGACAACGATGGCAATCCTATAGTCCATTGTCATGTTATATTTGGAAAGGCCGATTTTGCCACCGAAGGAGGACATCTTTTTAAGGGCGTCGTTTCCGTGACATGTGAGATATTTTTTCAGCAGACCTCGATGATTGGAAGGGTATTCGACAGTAAAACTGGCCTTAAACTTTGGCAATTAAGTTAA
- a CDS encoding transglutaminase domain-containing protein: MKYISILLVLLALSIQADWRETTESDSLIEQVEEALVRAGENKPILEEALESCDPSFLPGLIFLISNSPAINLAIFDKDSLLAEIELAYETRKIFSWGNEISDELFMHYVLPNQVSQEPATYYRAFFLEQLRPIVDTLTSGSEAALAVNKWCGEHVNFKQTQRQDQGVFHTLSSGYGRCEEMMIVFVSALRSVGIPAREAWTPYWATSDNNHAWTELHSDGDWHYAGSCEPSPTLDNAWFSKTSQRAAVIFSSAFGVPPKGSDILYREKKNYAIINSFPHYADNPAIVEVEVSEDSASIFLSVFNFGALRPIMRRVAEDNKHPVTFHIGQGDYILYTGNDSTFAWEKIHTEFGDTVKVILKPEQKKSLDAQAFWLRYPVPE, encoded by the coding sequence ATGAAATATATATCGATACTCTTAGTGTTACTCGCCTTATCAATTCAGGCAGACTGGCGCGAGACAACTGAGTCTGACTCACTTATTGAACAAGTAGAAGAAGCTCTGGTCCGCGCTGGAGAAAACAAGCCTATTCTAGAAGAAGCTCTGGAATCTTGCGATCCATCGTTCTTACCGGGATTGATCTTCTTAATATCGAATTCACCTGCAATCAATCTTGCTATTTTCGATAAGGATAGTCTTCTCGCCGAAATCGAGTTAGCATATGAAACACGCAAGATATTCTCATGGGGCAATGAAATAAGCGACGAACTATTCATGCACTATGTTCTGCCTAATCAGGTTTCTCAGGAACCTGCAACCTACTACCGCGCTTTTTTCCTTGAACAACTCAGGCCTATTGTCGACACACTAACAAGCGGCTCTGAGGCCGCACTCGCTGTCAACAAGTGGTGTGGAGAACATGTAAATTTTAAACAGACCCAAAGACAGGACCAAGGGGTATTTCATACGCTAAGTTCAGGTTATGGCCGTTGCGAAGAGATGATGATTGTGTTTGTTAGCGCATTGAGATCGGTTGGCATCCCCGCTCGCGAGGCCTGGACACCTTACTGGGCAACCTCCGATAATAACCACGCTTGGACAGAGTTACACTCCGATGGAGATTGGCATTATGCTGGAAGCTGTGAACCGAGTCCTACCCTTGACAACGCGTGGTTCAGTAAAACCTCACAGCGAGCTGCTGTTATTTTTTCCTCTGCATTCGGTGTGCCGCCCAAAGGTAGCGATATCCTCTATCGCGAAAAAAAGAATTATGCGATTATAAATTCATTCCCGCACTATGCCGATAATCCAGCTATTGTCGAAGTCGAGGTTTCTGAGGACAGCGCTTCCATTTTTCTATCCGTATTTAATTTTGGAGCATTACGCCCCATAATGCGAAGAGTAGCTGAAGATAATAAACATCCTGTTACCTTCCATATTGGCCAAGGAGATTATATCCTCTACACTGGCAATGATTCGACTTTCGCTTGGGAAAAAATCCATACAGAGTTTGGTGACACTGTAAAAGTTATTCTAAAACCAGAACAAAAAAAATCGCTCGACGCACAGGCCTTCTGGCTAAGGTATCCTGTTCCCGAGTGA